In the genome of Hyphobacterium sp. CCMP332, one region contains:
- a CDS encoding UDP-N-acetylmuramate--L-alanine ligase — MKFDNIHSVYFLGIGGIGMSALALWFKSAGKNVSGYDKTPTRITENLEQKGISVHFDENIDKIPDTVKKDTENSLVIITPAIPSDHSEKLWFEEKGIKLRKRAEILGLISSAFPCIAVAGTHGKTSVSSMIAHLLKNSGRNVTAFVGGLMKNYQSNVILGNAQAETHWVVAEADEFDRSFLHLHPDLAIITSVEADHLDIYGKEDSLKESFREFASRIRGNGKLYVQSKFVNDFKDLKGISISDYNLENATIHAEDLFVSPDQFSFTYVDDKGKIENLELYIPGFHNVENALAAISVCKNFSLSDEEIRKGIASYKGVSRRFDLIVKSEQIIYIDDYAHHPTEISALLKSVRRIYPGKKITAIFQPHLYTRTRDFAKGFSESLSLADRVILLPIYPAREKPIEGVDSAMLLEEIHTDEKDVLTKDEALKEVEKLNDGILLTVGAGDIDQLVPKIKTVLNG; from the coding sequence ATGAAGTTTGATAATATACATAGCGTCTATTTTCTGGGAATCGGTGGAATTGGTATGAGCGCATTGGCACTTTGGTTCAAATCGGCGGGTAAAAATGTAAGCGGATACGACAAAACACCCACCAGAATCACCGAAAATCTTGAGCAAAAAGGCATATCAGTGCATTTTGATGAAAACATAGATAAGATTCCCGATACGGTAAAAAAAGACACTGAAAATTCACTGGTAATTATAACTCCTGCCATTCCTTCAGATCATAGTGAAAAGTTGTGGTTTGAGGAAAAAGGAATCAAGCTGAGAAAACGTGCAGAAATACTGGGATTGATTTCTTCGGCCTTTCCATGCATAGCCGTAGCCGGAACGCATGGCAAAACCTCAGTTTCTTCAATGATTGCCCATTTACTAAAAAATTCAGGAAGAAATGTCACTGCTTTCGTCGGAGGATTGATGAAAAATTACCAAAGCAATGTCATTCTGGGAAATGCACAGGCGGAAACACATTGGGTAGTAGCAGAAGCCGATGAGTTTGATCGCTCTTTCCTTCACCTGCATCCTGACCTGGCCATTATAACTTCTGTTGAAGCGGATCACCTTGATATTTATGGAAAAGAAGATTCATTAAAGGAGTCGTTTAGAGAGTTTGCTTCGAGAATCAGAGGCAATGGAAAGCTTTATGTGCAATCAAAATTCGTCAATGACTTTAAGGATCTCAAGGGAATATCAATTTCAGATTACAATCTGGAAAACGCTACTATTCACGCAGAAGATCTCTTTGTAAGTCCGGATCAATTCAGCTTTACCTATGTGGATGATAAGGGAAAAATCGAAAACCTCGAATTATACATTCCCGGATTTCACAATGTTGAAAATGCATTGGCTGCGATTTCAGTATGTAAAAATTTCAGTTTAAGCGATGAAGAGATCAGAAAAGGAATCGCGAGCTATAAAGGGGTTAGCAGGCGTTTTGATTTGATTGTTAAAAGCGAGCAGATTATTTATATCGATGATTATGCGCATCATCCTACAGAAATATCGGCCTTATTGAAATCTGTTCGAAGAATTTATCCGGGGAAAAAGATTACGGCCATTTTCCAACCTCATCTTTATACCCGCACCAGGGATTTTGCCAAAGGTTTTAGTGAAAGTTTAAGTCTTGCGGATAGGGTAATTCTACTTCCTATATATCCGGCGCGGGAAAAACCAATCGAAGGTGTTGACTCAGCCATGCTTCTCGAAGAAATTCATACGGATGAAAAGGACGTGCTTACAAAAGATGAGGCTTTAAA
- the murG gene encoding undecaprenyldiphospho-muramoylpentapeptide beta-N-acetylglucosaminyltransferase has product MQNNSGPYRFLFSAGGTGGHIFPAISVADALKEKYPNSEFLFIGAKDRMEMEKVPAAGYEIVGLNISGIARKASFKLLIWPFKLIGSLIQAMKVIRKFKPNMALGFGGFASGPAIYMASLLGVKSIIQEQNSYAGITNRILSGKVEKICVAYDNMDQFFPSGKVVKTGNPVRKDIAFFKDYHEEGLSHFELDASFPVLFVFGGSQGALAINEAIYANLDDLLSANFQIVWQCGRTFFPRAQKLIEERNLSNRIKAFEFILDMEKAYQAADIIVARAGAISISELCLVGKPVVFVPLPSAAEDHQTKNAMALVEKDAALMVKNSEAKEKLGENILKIKNDPDLSLRLSQSIRELGINNATDLILKEVDKILAV; this is encoded by the coding sequence ATGCAGAATAATTCCGGACCATATCGCTTTTTATTTAGTGCCGGGGGCACAGGGGGCCATATCTTCCCTGCTATTTCTGTTGCCGATGCACTAAAGGAAAAATATCCCAATTCAGAATTTCTATTCATCGGAGCAAAAGACCGCATGGAAATGGAAAAAGTACCTGCAGCAGGTTATGAAATTGTAGGACTTAATATTTCGGGAATAGCGAGAAAAGCAAGTTTTAAACTACTAATCTGGCCTTTTAAATTGATAGGTAGTCTAATTCAGGCGATGAAAGTTATTCGAAAATTTAAGCCAAATATGGCCCTAGGATTTGGTGGATTTGCCAGTGGCCCGGCCATCTACATGGCGTCGCTACTGGGCGTAAAAAGCATTATACAGGAACAAAATTCATACGCAGGCATAACCAATCGCATACTTTCTGGAAAAGTGGAAAAAATATGTGTAGCCTATGATAATATGGATCAGTTTTTCCCATCAGGAAAGGTGGTAAAAACCGGAAATCCTGTAAGAAAAGATATTGCATTTTTTAAAGATTATCACGAAGAAGGTCTGTCGCACTTTGAGCTGGATGCTTCCTTTCCGGTATTATTTGTATTTGGTGGTAGCCAGGGTGCACTGGCTATCAATGAAGCCATTTACGCTAATCTGGATGATTTACTATCAGCTAATTTTCAAATAGTCTGGCAGTGCGGCAGAACCTTTTTCCCAAGAGCTCAGAAACTTATCGAAGAGCGAAATTTATCCAATAGGATAAAAGCATTTGAATTTATTCTGGATATGGAAAAAGCTTACCAGGCAGCAGATATTATTGTTGCAAGGGCTGGAGCAATATCTATTTCAGAATTGTGTCTTGTCGGTAAACCTGTGGTTTTTGTGCCATTGCCGAGCGCTGCTGAAGATCATCAAACCAAAAATGCTATGGCTTTGGTTGAAAAGGATGCTGCTCTAATGGTAAAGAATAGTGAGGCTAAAGAAAAACTGGGTGAAAATATTCTAAAAATTAAAAATGACCCCGATTTATCATTGAGACTTTCTCAAAGTATTAGGGAACTGGGTATCAACAATGCGACCGATTTGATTTTAAAAGAAGTCGATAAAATTCTCGCTGTATGA